One window from the genome of Oncorhynchus kisutch isolate 150728-3 linkage group LG21, Okis_V2, whole genome shotgun sequence encodes:
- the LOC109866598 gene encoding tyrosine-protein kinase SRK2-like, with protein MDILGRRLWCCPTVFPCFNKPPSESEPGKENSEIVVIKNIHAEHPTDRALPPIPLGRPGYVYIALYDYAARTVEDLSFNAGDKLDALDKGAGDWWYAKALTGLSAAKKGYIPANYVAPVESLDAEPWYFADTKRVDAEKLLLSEGNQHGSFLIRQCESQKGELSLSVLDQCKVKHYKVRKMDSGGYYVSTSKNFLTLRELVEHYSKQEDGLCVRLLEPCKKMEAPQTHGLSYNTADHWEIDRTSVKLLNKLGAGQFGEVHEGLWNDTTAVAVKTLKPGTMDAKDFLQEAHIMKTLRHPKLIQLYAVCTVEEPIYIITELMKNGSLLDYLQKDKGTQLVISDQLEMAAQVAAGMAYLELQNYIHRDLAARNVLVGENNICKVADFGLARVFMMESDNVYEAKEGTKFPVKWTAPEAIHSGKFTIKSDVWSFGILLYEIMTFGGMPYPTMTNYEVVQKLPTGYRMPNPLRCPKVMYEIMSDCWKENENDRPTFETLQWKLEDFFDLDVTSYDDANHY; from the exons ATGGACATTCTAGGTAGGCGCTTGTGGTGTTGTCCGACTGTTTTCCCGTGTTTTAATAAACCGCCGTCAGAATCAGAGCCGGGGAAGGAGAACAGCGAAATCGTGGTGATCAAAAACATTCATGCGGAGCATCCCACCGACAGGGCTTTGCCACCAATACCCCTTGGGAGACCTGGCTACGTTTATATCGCCCTCTATGATTATGCTGCGCGAACCGTGGAGGACTTGAGTTTCAATGCTGGGGACAAGTTAGACGCTCTAGACAAGGGTGCTGGTGATTGGTGGTATGCAAAAGCACTCACTGGACTTTCAGCTGCCAAGAAGGGTTACATTCCAGCCAATTATGTGGCTCCGGTGGAGAGCCTGGATGCTGAGCC GTGGTACTTTGCAGACACCAAGAGAGTGGATGCTGAGAAGCTGCTTCTTTCTGAGGGGAACCAGCATGGATCCTTTCTCATCAGACAATGTGAGAGTCAGAAAGGAGAGCTCTCACTCTCAG TACTGGACCAGTGCAAAGTGAAGCACTACAAAGTAAGGAAGATGGACTCTGGAGGCTACTACGTGTCGACGTCCAAGAACTTCCTAACTCTGAGGGAGTTGGTGGAACACTACTCAAAACAGGAGGATGGTCTCTGTGTACGGCTGCTTGAACCATGTAAAAAG ATGGAGGCGCCTCAGACCCATGGTCTGTCCTACAACACTGCCGACCACTGGGAGATAGACCGGACGTCTGTCAAACTGCTGAATAAACTGGGCGCTGGGCAATTTGGAGAGGTTCATGAAGGCCTCTGGAACGACACCACTGCAGTAGCAGTGAAGACCCTCAAACCTG GCACCATGGACGCTAAGGACTTCCTACAGGAGGCCCATATCATGAAGACACTGCGGCACCCCAAACTGATCCAGCTCTACGCTGTGTGTACTGTGGAGGAACCCATCTACATCATCACAGAGCTCATGAAGAATGGCAGTCTGCTGGATTATCTCCAAA aGGACAAGGGTACGCAGCTGGTAATCTCAGACCAGCTAGAGATGGCGGCCCAGGTGGCTGCTGGGATGGCTTACCTGGAGCTGCAGAACTACATCCACAGAGACCTGGCAGCCCGCAACGTTCTGGTGGGAGAGAACAACATTTGCAAGGTGGCTGACTTTGGCCTCGCCAGAGTCTTCATG ATGGAGAGTGACAACGTTTACGAAGCTAAAGAGGGCACTAAGTTCCCTGTGAAATGGACCGCCCCAGAGGCCATCCACAGCGGCAAGTTCACCATCAAGTCTGACGTGTGGTCCTTCGGCATTCTGCTATATGAGATCATGACCTTCGGTGGGATGCCCTATCCAA CCATGACCAACTACGAGGTGGTCCAGAAGCTGCCCACAGGCTACAGGATGCCGAACCCATTACGCTGTCCCAAGGTGATGTATGAGATCATGTCTGACTGCTGGAAGGAGAATGAGAACGACAGACCCACCTTTGAGACCCTACAGTGGAAGCTAGAGGACTTCTTTGACCTGGATGTGACCTCCTACGATGACGCCAACCATtattag